A genomic region of Chryseobacterium sp. KACC 21268 contains the following coding sequences:
- a CDS encoding RagB/SusD family nutrient uptake outer membrane protein — protein MKNIFIQHRFLKKAVVMSSVFLTVLMTNSCSDDFLDQPAYNNTDSDKVFENLQTAEMFVLGCYRGLVPTEMFYQLGAGDTVNHSLEALNNSKYNVGNYNYDAYTPFTVTGIYSAMYAVIERTNIAVYQLSKMPESAKRDALIGEAKSIRAFCYYNLIRIYGDVPAVWEPLETLDPNAESTFYPRRASRDEIYDKIVGDLQEAAINIPTLAQSGFGTTERLSKEGVNALLAKIALYAAGYSLRWELNTSNPGVVSRRSDNARVRELYQIADDACSAIINGGTKSLVQSQSGKSGFEALWFNFNRRNFGAVNSEMLWHIASLGQNTNSAFQVYAHPGYRGGVFGSRSSQQMILPSYYLSFNQNDTRRDVTCTSYSVYFLADGGASDTFVDVGTTYSAIMPGKFRLSWSVEPQAAADRNLNIPILRYADVLLMYAETQNYLNSGPTAAANAALTAVRTRAGIGTLTLPAGQADFLKAIVQERKWEFAGEFTLRTDLIRTNSMTTEIEATRQDMKDLTRRIGKYANVATYRLYKFHRNTQVYGDPFLALPYIEITNPTEITTIKNVPTNSANFAAYQTALRAIVAAHGQTTSPDDKWYPTQMFEAYTSTFNGNARKAVGFGAGFNVLGMGNNMYSKPFGYAENGNAYPGWVESANDGLFFGFKTNKTELLPFAAASAGHPMIDNPNLTQLPGY, from the coding sequence ATGAAAAATATATTTATTCAACATAGATTCTTAAAAAAGGCAGTGGTGATGTCTTCAGTTTTTTTAACTGTTCTAATGACCAATTCTTGCAGCGATGATTTTTTGGATCAGCCTGCTTACAACAATACAGATTCAGACAAAGTTTTTGAAAATCTTCAGACCGCAGAGATGTTTGTATTGGGCTGTTACAGAGGTTTGGTGCCGACAGAGATGTTTTATCAGCTTGGCGCCGGTGATACTGTGAATCATTCTCTTGAGGCTCTTAACAATTCAAAATATAATGTTGGCAATTATAACTACGATGCCTACACACCATTTACTGTAACTGGTATTTATTCTGCTATGTATGCCGTTATAGAGCGTACCAATATCGCAGTTTACCAATTGTCAAAAATGCCGGAAAGTGCAAAACGGGATGCCCTTATAGGAGAGGCTAAATCTATCCGTGCTTTTTGTTATTATAATCTAATTAGAATCTACGGCGACGTTCCGGCTGTCTGGGAGCCATTAGAAACTTTGGATCCTAATGCCGAAAGTACGTTTTACCCAAGACGTGCTTCCAGAGATGAGATCTATGACAAAATTGTTGGCGATCTGCAAGAAGCCGCAATTAATATTCCAACCTTGGCACAGAGTGGTTTTGGAACTACGGAAAGATTATCAAAAGAAGGTGTCAATGCTCTTCTTGCAAAAATTGCACTTTACGCTGCAGGATATTCACTTCGTTGGGAACTGAATACTTCTAATCCAGGTGTTGTTTCCCGCCGATCAGATAATGCAAGGGTAAGAGAACTTTATCAGATTGCAGATGATGCCTGTTCAGCCATAATAAATGGTGGTACAAAGAGTCTTGTTCAAAGTCAAAGTGGTAAAAGTGGCTTTGAAGCACTATGGTTCAACTTTAATCGTAGAAACTTTGGAGCTGTCAACTCCGAGATGCTTTGGCATATCGCTTCCTTGGGACAGAATACCAATTCAGCGTTCCAAGTTTATGCACATCCGGGCTATCGTGGCGGTGTTTTTGGCTCTCGTTCTTCCCAACAAATGATTTTGCCATCTTATTATCTTTCATTTAACCAAAATGATACACGTAGAGATGTGACTTGTACTTCTTACAGCGTCTATTTCTTGGCAGATGGCGGTGCTAGCGACACTTTTGTAGATGTTGGTACAACTTATTCTGCAATTATGCCAGGCAAGTTCAGACTGTCTTGGAGTGTAGAGCCACAGGCTGCTGCAGATAGAAATCTTAATATCCCAATACTTAGATATGCTGATGTTCTTTTGATGTACGCTGAAACTCAAAATTATCTTAATAGTGGTCCAACTGCTGCAGCCAATGCCGCATTGACAGCGGTACGTACCAGAGCAGGAATAGGTACATTAACATTGCCTGCTGGACAGGCCGACTTTTTAAAGGCGATTGTACAGGAAAGAAAATGGGAATTTGCTGGTGAGTTCACACTTCGCACAGATCTTATCAGAACCAATAGCATGACAACTGAAATCGAAGCTACCAGACAGGATATGAAAGATTTGACTAGAAGAATCGGTAAATATGCGAACGTAGCAACTTACAGGCTTTATAAATTTCATAGAAATACACAGGTCTATGGTGATCCGTTCTTAGCTTTGCCTTATATCGAGATTACTAATCCTACGGAAATTACAACCATCAAAAACGTTCCTACCAATTCAGCCAATTTTGCAGCCTATCAAACAGCATTAAGAGCTATTGTAGCGGCACACGGACAAACCACTTCGCCAGACGATAAATGGTATCCGACACAGATGTTCGAAGCGTACACAAGTACTTTCAACGGCAATGCTAGAAAAGCAGTAGGATTTGGAGCTGGATTCAACGTCTTGGGGATGGGAAATAATATGTATTCTAAGCCTTTTGGATATGCCGAAAATGGTAATGCATATCCTGGTTGGGTAGAGTCTGCAAATGATGGCCTATTCTTCGGTTTCAAGACCAACAAAACAGAACTTTTGCCTTTCGCCGCTGCTTCTGCAGGACATCCAATGATCGATAATCCAAACCTAACTCAACTTCCTGGTTATTAA
- a CDS encoding bifunctional aldolase/short-chain dehydrogenase, translating to MENVKTFKYVDYLWDEEKAASFGDDQVALFLYRSNILGADLRITNYGGGNTSCKTIEKDPLTNEEVEVMWVKGSGGDIGTLTRKGIAGLYTERLRNLKNVYGGLADEDRMVGLFDHCIFDLDSKAPSIDTPLHGLLPFKHIDHLHPDALIAVAAAKDSEAITKEIWGDTMGWVPWQRPGFDLGLQLEKCLADNPGIRGIILGSHGLFTWGDTSYESYINSLEVIEMASEYIAKKIEEKGQVFGGQKVESLPSDDRKNKAAQIMPLLRGLASSENRMVGHFTDSEVVMEYINSNDLERLAPLGTSCPDHFLRTKIQPLVLTLDKNEDLSDSKVILEKLNPLFEQYRQEYKEYYETCKHPNSPAMRDPNPVIIIYPGVGMFSFSKDKQTTRVANEFYVNAINVMRGAEAISQYTSLPRQEAFDIEYWLLEEAKLQRMPKEKPLSRKIAIVTGAGGGIGQAIADKMVAEGAVVVFTDLNHEAAEAVTAKYNKDQAIAVQCDVTNEEDIVDAFKETVLAFGGVDILVHSAGLAISKSLEDTTTKDWDLLENVLVKGQFLIAKNGTEIMKKQNLGGDIVNIASKNGLVAGPNNVAYGTAKAAQQHMTRLLAAELAADKIRVNVVNPDGVIVGSKIWEGSWAEGRAKANGISVEELPAFYAKRNLLNEIILPEDIANGVFACVAILDKTTGNIINVDGGMANAFPR from the coding sequence ATGGAAAACGTAAAAACATTCAAGTACGTAGATTATTTATGGGACGAGGAGAAAGCAGCATCTTTTGGAGATGATCAGGTTGCTTTGTTTTTGTACCGTTCAAACATATTAGGAGCTGATCTTAGAATTACAAATTACGGTGGAGGAAACACCAGTTGTAAAACTATTGAGAAAGATCCACTGACAAATGAAGAGGTAGAAGTAATGTGGGTAAAAGGTTCTGGCGGCGACATCGGAACTTTGACAAGAAAAGGAATCGCAGGTTTATATACAGAAAGATTGAGAAATCTTAAAAATGTTTACGGCGGTCTGGCAGACGAGGACAGAATGGTTGGTTTGTTCGATCACTGTATTTTTGATCTTGACAGCAAAGCACCTTCAATTGATACACCACTACACGGACTTTTACCTTTCAAACATATCGATCACCTTCACCCAGATGCATTGATTGCAGTGGCTGCTGCAAAAGACAGCGAAGCAATTACCAAAGAAATCTGGGGAGACACAATGGGTTGGGTGCCTTGGCAGCGTCCTGGTTTTGATTTAGGTTTACAATTGGAAAAATGTCTAGCTGACAATCCTGGAATCCGCGGAATTATCTTAGGAAGTCACGGTTTATTCACTTGGGGTGATACATCTTACGAATCTTACATCAACAGTTTGGAAGTTATCGAAATGGCTTCTGAATATATCGCTAAAAAAATCGAAGAAAAAGGACAGGTTTTCGGCGGTCAAAAAGTGGAATCTCTTCCATCTGACGATCGTAAAAACAAAGCTGCTCAAATTATGCCTTTGTTAAGAGGTTTGGCTTCTTCTGAAAACAGAATGGTCGGTCATTTCACAGACAGCGAAGTTGTTATGGAATACATCAACAGTAATGATTTGGAAAGATTAGCTCCACTTGGAACTTCTTGCCCGGATCACTTTTTGAGAACTAAAATTCAGCCGTTGGTTTTGACTTTAGACAAAAATGAAGATTTATCTGATTCTAAAGTCATTCTTGAAAAACTAAATCCACTTTTCGAACAATACAGACAAGAATACAAAGAATACTACGAAACTTGCAAGCATCCAAACAGTCCTGCAATGCGCGACCCGAATCCGGTGATCATCATTTATCCAGGCGTCGGAATGTTCAGTTTCTCAAAAGATAAGCAAACGACTCGTGTTGCAAATGAATTCTACGTGAATGCAATCAATGTAATGAGAGGAGCAGAAGCTATTTCTCAATACACATCTTTACCAAGACAGGAAGCTTTCGATATCGAATATTGGTTACTCGAAGAAGCTAAACTTCAAAGAATGCCGAAAGAAAAACCATTGTCCAGAAAAATTGCTATCGTTACAGGAGCAGGCGGTGGAATAGGACAGGCAATCGCTGATAAAATGGTGGCTGAAGGTGCAGTAGTAGTTTTCACAGACCTTAATCACGAAGCTGCAGAAGCTGTTACTGCAAAATACAACAAAGATCAGGCAATCGCAGTTCAATGTGATGTGACGAATGAAGAAGACATTGTAGACGCTTTCAAAGAAACTGTTTTAGCTTTTGGAGGTGTTGATATTTTGGTTCACTCTGCAGGTCTAGCAATTTCTAAATCTTTGGAAGATACAACGACGAAAGATTGGGATCTTCTTGAAAATGTTTTGGTTAAAGGTCAGTTCTTAATTGCTAAGAACGGAACTGAAATTATGAAAAAACAAAATCTTGGAGGTGATATCGTCAACATTGCCAGTAAAAATGGTTTAGTTGCGGGTCCAAACAATGTAGCTTACGGCACTGCAAAAGCGGCTCAACAGCATATGACGAGATTATTGGCAGCAGAATTGGCCGCTGATAAAATCAGAGTTAATGTGGTGAATCCAGACGGCGTGATCGTTGGAAGTAAAATCTGGGAAGGTTCTTGGGCGGAAGGCCGTGCAAAAGCAAACGGAATTTCTGTAGAAGAATTACCTGCATTTTACGCAAAAAGAAATTTATTAAACGAAATTATTCTTCCTGAAGATATTGCAAACGGCGTTTTTGCTTGTGTTGCAATCTTGGACAAAACAACAGGAAATATCATCAATGTAGATGGCGGAATGGCGAATGCGTTCCCAAGATAA
- a CDS encoding TIM barrel protein: MIIGKDIIDQYNKAGVENFNSDFDFLQNKLTKSGANVADIVNKIADFQVAIPSWALGAGGTRFGRFSYGGEPAVLEQKLDDVGLLHALTHSAGAVSLHIPWDIPSDVSALKESAKSHGLVFDAMNSNTFQDQPGAQKSYKFGSLNSVNEDSRAYAVEHNKEVIRIGKELDSKSLTVWLADGASFPGQLNFQTALSNTEKSLKEIYADMPEDWKLFIEYKPYEPNFYSTTIQDWGTSFMLANACGERAFTLVDLGHHLPNTNIEQIVATLMYKGKLGGFHFNDSKYGDDDLTVGSIKPYALFLIFNELVYGIENNKNNPYPAWMIDASHNIKDPLEDLLQSLEAILIAYAQALLVDQKALKTAQLNNDVVGAQDILQNAYRTDVRPLLQAARLQTGAALDPIAAYRNLKVRETLISERGWAKATGL; this comes from the coding sequence ATGATAATAGGAAAAGATATTATAGATCAGTACAACAAAGCAGGCGTTGAAAACTTTAATTCAGATTTCGATTTTCTGCAAAATAAACTGACGAAATCGGGAGCAAATGTTGCTGATATTGTTAACAAAATTGCCGATTTCCAAGTAGCAATTCCAAGCTGGGCTTTAGGCGCAGGCGGAACTCGTTTCGGGAGATTTTCTTACGGCGGTGAACCTGCTGTTTTGGAACAAAAATTAGATGATGTTGGTTTGCTTCATGCTTTGACTCATTCTGCCGGAGCGGTTTCCCTTCACATTCCTTGGGATATTCCAAGCGATGTAAGTGCTTTGAAAGAAAGTGCAAAATCTCACGGACTTGTTTTCGACGCCATGAATTCCAACACTTTTCAGGATCAGCCTGGCGCACAAAAATCATATAAATTCGGTTCTTTGAACTCCGTTAACGAAGATTCCAGAGCTTACGCTGTGGAGCATAACAAGGAAGTAATTAGAATCGGAAAAGAATTAGACTCCAAAAGTTTAACCGTTTGGTTGGCCGACGGCGCAAGTTTTCCAGGACAATTGAATTTCCAAACTGCTTTATCGAATACTGAAAAAAGCTTGAAAGAAATCTACGCAGATATGCCGGAAGACTGGAAATTGTTCATCGAATACAAACCTTACGAACCAAATTTCTACTCCACAACAATTCAGGATTGGGGAACTTCTTTTATGCTGGCAAACGCTTGCGGCGAAAGAGCTTTCACGCTGGTTGATCTTGGTCATCATTTACCAAACACAAATATCGAGCAGATCGTTGCAACGTTGATGTACAAAGGTAAATTAGGCGGTTTCCATTTTAATGACAGTAAATATGGTGATGATGATTTGACGGTTGGTTCCATCAAACCTTATGCTTTATTCTTGATTTTCAACGAATTGGTTTACGGAATTGAAAATAACAAAAACAATCCTTATCCAGCTTGGATGATCGATGCTAGTCATAACATCAAAGATCCTTTGGAAGATTTGTTACAATCTTTGGAAGCTATATTAATTGCTTATGCTCAGGCACTTTTGGTTGATCAGAAAGCTTTGAAAACTGCCCAATTAAATAATGATGTTGTAGGAGCACAGGATATTTTGCAAAACGCCTACAGAACGGATGTTCGTCCGTTGTTGCAGGCTGCAAGATTACAAACCGGAGCAGCATTAGACCCAATCGCCGCTTACAGAAATCTGAAAGTAAGAGAAACTTTGATTTCCGAAAGAGGCTGGGCAAAAGCAACAGGATTGTAA
- a CDS encoding FGGY family carbohydrate kinase, with product MSKKKVTIVFDIGKTNKKFFLFDKNYKEVVREYTELPLTTDEDGYPTEDLAALQNWIKDNFNAILDDENFDVKAINFSTYGASFVHLDHKGNVLTPLYNYTKPIDEDILDLFYEKHGDKLKIARETASPQAGMLNSGLQLFWLKYKHPDVFSKIRYSLHLPQYLSYLFTGICVSEFTSIGCHTNLWDYDKGDYHDWVYEEEIDVLMPPIVPTSASINTSYRNKKIKIGVGIHDSSSALLPYILSKKNPFLLLSTGTWSISLNPFNDESLTDEDIENNCLNYMRIDGKRVKASRFFMGNEYRIQVEKLCAYYGKEYGAHREVEFDQELYLNLMKNKAVYFRFEGIILKRKLITETDLKSFATFEEAYHQLMIELMDLQIHTIKNAIGNSDIDTIYIDGGFTDNDVFMKLMSHHFQHYNVMSTHSPLGSALGASMVISNKKIDETFLQQHYQMKVLQPLILNYH from the coding sequence ATGTCCAAAAAAAAGGTTACCATCGTATTTGATATTGGAAAAACCAACAAAAAGTTTTTTTTATTTGATAAAAATTACAAGGAAGTCGTAAGGGAATATACAGAATTACCGCTCACAACGGACGAAGACGGATATCCGACAGAAGATCTTGCGGCACTTCAGAATTGGATCAAAGATAATTTCAATGCGATCCTTGACGATGAAAATTTTGATGTGAAAGCCATCAATTTTTCCACTTACGGTGCCAGTTTTGTACACTTGGATCACAAAGGAAATGTCCTCACACCTTTATACAATTACACCAAACCAATCGATGAAGATATTCTCGATTTGTTTTATGAAAAACACGGCGACAAACTAAAAATTGCCCGAGAAACAGCATCACCACAAGCTGGAATGTTGAACTCCGGATTGCAATTGTTTTGGTTGAAGTACAAACATCCTGACGTTTTTAGTAAAATCCGTTATAGTCTTCATTTACCTCAATATTTATCGTATCTGTTTACTGGAATTTGCGTTTCTGAATTTACGTCAATCGGTTGTCACACGAATTTGTGGGATTATGATAAAGGTGATTACCACGACTGGGTTTACGAAGAAGAAATCGATGTTTTGATGCCGCCAATCGTACCAACTTCTGCGAGTATCAACACGTCTTACAGAAATAAAAAAATCAAGATTGGTGTCGGAATTCACGACAGTTCTTCGGCATTATTACCTTATATTTTAAGCAAGAAAAATCCGTTTTTACTATTATCGACAGGAACTTGGAGTATATCTCTAAATCCTTTTAATGATGAAAGTTTGACCGATGAAGATATCGAAAACAACTGCTTGAATTATATGCGGATCGACGGCAAACGTGTCAAAGCTTCCCGATTTTTTATGGGAAATGAATACCGAATTCAGGTTGAAAAACTTTGTGCTTATTACGGAAAAGAATATGGTGCTCATCGAGAAGTGGAGTTTGATCAGGAATTATATTTAAATTTAATGAAAAACAAAGCGGTCTATTTCCGTTTTGAAGGCATTATTTTAAAAAGAAAATTGATCACCGAAACAGATTTGAAATCTTTCGCAACTTTCGAAGAAGCTTATCATCAGTTAATGATTGAATTAATGGATCTTCAGATTCACACGATCAAAAATGCCATTGGAAATTCTGACATTGACACGATTTATATTGATGGCGGTTTTACAGACAACGACGTTTTTATGAAATTAATGTCGCATCATTTCCAGCATTACAATGTGATGTCAACGCATTCTCCGCTTGGTTCAGCTTTAGGAGCATCTATGGTGATTTCCAACAAAAAAATCGACGAGACATTTCTACAACAACATTATCAGATGAAAGTGCTTCAACCTTTAATTCTTAATTATCATTAA
- a CDS encoding alpha-hydroxy acid oxidase, which produces MSFPFDTNYASLELLIEKAKKRMPQFAFDYLDGGCNENINRDRNTSELRDVLLRPQYLQDHYREANMETELFGVKYAAPFGISPVGLQGLMWPNAPEILAKAAFKHNIPFILSTVTTSSIERIAELTEGKAWYQLYHPREEWLRDDILERCEASGYDVLVVLADVPTFGYRAKEIRNGLAMPPQLNLRTVSQAMVKPQWCLEMLKHGVPSFATMDKYMDKNMGVKQLGQFMNSTFSGRLNSDRIKAIRDRWKGKLVIKGVASDEDAAESVRLGFDGMIISNHGGRQLDAGESTISVVKDISEKYKGQIKIMMDSGVRTGPDVARALSCGAEFTFMGRTFMYAVGALGEKGGDHIIEMLKMQFRQVMEQLCCNETTELQNFRVK; this is translated from the coding sequence ATGTCATTCCCATTTGATACCAATTATGCTTCGCTAGAACTTCTGATCGAAAAAGCTAAAAAGAGAATGCCTCAATTCGCTTTTGATTATCTGGATGGTGGCTGTAATGAAAATATCAACAGAGACAGAAACACAAGCGAACTGAGAGATGTTTTGCTTCGCCCGCAGTACCTTCAGGATCATTATCGTGAAGCCAATATGGAAACGGAATTGTTCGGCGTCAAATACGCTGCACCATTCGGGATTTCACCAGTTGGGTTGCAAGGTTTGATGTGGCCGAATGCTCCGGAAATTTTAGCAAAAGCAGCTTTCAAACATAATATTCCTTTCATTCTAAGTACCGTTACGACCAGCAGCATCGAAAGAATCGCCGAGTTGACCGAAGGTAAAGCTTGGTATCAACTTTATCATCCAAGAGAAGAATGGTTGCGCGATGATATTCTCGAACGTTGTGAAGCTTCTGGCTACGACGTTTTGGTAGTTTTGGCAGACGTTCCGACTTTCGGCTACAGAGCCAAAGAAATCAGAAATGGTCTGGCAATGCCACCGCAATTGAATTTAAGAACCGTTTCTCAAGCGATGGTAAAACCACAATGGTGTCTGGAAATGTTGAAACACGGCGTTCCTAGCTTTGCCACAATGGATAAGTATATGGACAAGAATATGGGCGTGAAGCAGCTCGGACAGTTTATGAATTCTACTTTTTCTGGAAGATTAAACTCAGACAGAATCAAAGCGATTCGTGATAGATGGAAAGGGAAATTGGTCATCAAAGGTGTTGCTTCTGACGAAGATGCTGCTGAATCTGTAAGGTTAGGATTTGATGGAATGATCATCTCCAACCACGGCGGAAGACAGTTGGATGCTGGAGAATCCACGATTTCAGTTGTCAAAGACATCAGTGAAAAGTACAAAGGTCAAATCAAAATTATGATGGATAGTGGCGTAAGAACTGGTCCGGATGTTGCCCGCGCACTAAGTTGTGGCGCTGAATTTACATTTATGGGAAGAACATTTATGTACGCCGTTGGAGCTTTGGGGGAAAAAGGTGGCGATCATATTATTGAAATGTTGAAGATGCAATTCCGACAAGTGATGGAGCAACTTTGTTGTAATGAAACGACTGAATTACAGAATTTTAGGGTAAAATAA
- a CDS encoding GntR family transcriptional regulator — MSEIFEVNINENSRVPKYKQIVDSILNGIDAGEIKIGEKIPSINELSEACFLSRDTVEKAYKELRKRQIIESVKGKGYYISRINKSDVINIFFLINKPSTYKMMIYDYFVNAIGTKGNVEMYIYHCDETLFINALKRNLGGFDYYVVMPHFRDDQSKHTSSTQEVIDMIEKIPKNKLVMLDNTKPNISGEYGSVFQDFAQDIYNALKEGLEKIKKYDKIILVYPNKSVNPYPFRIVRGFEKFCNEFKFDYEILDAIYPDMELQDKDIFVTIQERDLVNLVKQIRQKNLKLGEDIGIISYNETPLKELLGITVITTDFKAMAESAAYMVLKNKKEQVNNVFKFIERESL, encoded by the coding sequence ATGTCAGAAATATTCGAAGTCAATATTAACGAAAACTCCCGAGTTCCAAAATACAAACAAATTGTAGATTCTATCCTAAATGGAATTGACGCCGGAGAAATTAAAATTGGAGAAAAAATACCTTCTATTAATGAATTGAGTGAAGCTTGTTTTCTTTCCAGAGATACCGTTGAAAAAGCTTACAAAGAGCTTAGAAAAAGGCAAATCATAGAATCCGTAAAAGGTAAAGGTTATTATATTTCGAGGATTAATAAAAGTGATGTCATCAATATTTTCTTTTTGATCAATAAGCCAAGCACTTACAAAATGATGATTTATGATTATTTTGTAAATGCCATCGGAACCAAGGGAAATGTTGAAATGTATATCTACCATTGCGACGAGACGCTTTTCATCAATGCTTTGAAGCGAAATTTGGGAGGATTTGACTACTACGTTGTGATGCCCCATTTCCGTGATGACCAGTCCAAACACACCAGCTCTACGCAGGAAGTGATTGATATGATCGAGAAAATACCTAAGAATAAATTGGTGATGCTAGACAATACAAAACCAAATATTTCAGGCGAATACGGTTCTGTTTTTCAGGATTTTGCACAAGATATTTATAATGCTTTGAAGGAAGGTTTGGAGAAGATCAAAAAGTATGACAAGATTATTTTGGTTTATCCCAACAAATCAGTCAATCCATATCCTTTCCGAATTGTACGTGGTTTCGAGAAGTTTTGTAATGAATTCAAATTTGATTATGAAATTCTGGACGCCATCTATCCTGATATGGAACTGCAGGACAAAGATATTTTTGTGACGATTCAGGAACGTGATCTGGTCAATTTGGTAAAACAAATCAGACAGAAAAATCTGAAATTAGGCGAAGATATCGGCATCATTTCCTATAACGAAACGCCTCTAAAAGAATTATTAGGAATTACTGTGATTACAACAGATTTCAAAGCTATGGCTGAATCTGCAGCTTATATGGTGTTGAAAAACAAGAAAGAACAGGTGAATAATGTTTTTAAATTTATTGAAAGGGAATCTCTTTAG